In the genome of Paramormyrops kingsleyae isolate MSU_618 chromosome 5, PKINGS_0.4, whole genome shotgun sequence, the window CTAAATGTCTCATGGTGTTGTAAATGATTAGTTGATGTTTAAGTAAAGGTTTATATATGTGGTATAACTGAACATTTTTTACAAAGTTAACAAATTATGTCTGTATAAGGTATagatacataataataataataatacataatagcaTGCATGGATTAATGAATAAGAAAGTGAAATTTGTTGGTCGCATGACAGTGATCTTCTTCCCTGCTGCTTCTTGTTCCCAGGATTTATGGCAGAGGCAGAATCTCTGCTGACAGTGTCAGCCAGTGCATCATATGACCGGATGCGCAATGCCCCTGTTGCCCGTGCCCTGCTGCAAACACTGCACTCTGAGACATCGATCTTTGACAGCAAGGAGCCGCCGCCTGAGAGATATATGTTTATCCTGGTGAGGGACAGGGTTACACTATAAAGGTCACTGATAGACAGACAAGTGAGAAAGGTATAGCTCATGGACGGACAGAAAGATCAAGTTACATTGGGCAAACGGGGTGGTGTGTTCAAATACTGCGGTCGGAAGAGTGTTTTTACCATTGAGCCATtgaacaagacccttaaccccaactgcttcaggaactggctgaccctactttctCAAATGTATATCTCTTTGGAAAAaatgcatctgctaaataaattaaaaaaaatacgaATCACTGAGGGACAGTCAGGATTATACTGTACAAATCACAGATGGACAGGGGCCCTATATGACAAAACTGGTTCAACAAAATacttataattattattattatattcatCATATTAATCCCATTTTTAGTATTCAGTATTAAACTTGTCACCCTTCAAAACCCATTACATTTTCCGTtatccatcacacacacacagcacgggTACATGGTACATGGGTGGGGAAGATGAAGGTGTTGACGTACAGTGGAAAtgtttattacatgaatataagatAATAAAATGGACAGCATTGCtgtttactgaattttattaactctttcaaaatacagtggAGCTGTTTCCAATGGCTTTTAAATTTAAGTACTGTATAAATCAAATTACTGAattgtgtataattcaaatacagtacagtactgtaagcAGACCACTTGAATACTAGCAACAAATTAAACTGtgtttgtacaggaatgatccTGTCCCAAActtttttgatccatataagcagttgatcactataaccatgaTCACTACAAGCAGTTTCCGCTGTGGTAAGGTGACCAGagaatccatgtcagggaggtgACTGAGCTATTTCAGGTTTTATAAACTACTTTAACACTGAAAGGCTCCTGAGCTTGGCTAAAttgttcagttcttcttgtgcatTGACTGGATTGTTTTCTTGATTAAAAGACTTATTTAGCTGTCTCACATAAATTTTAGTAACACATGCATAATTATATGAGACTGACCAATctgcacacagcaagaacttagtgcttaagtgaaatctaGGTCCATCTAACTGAAATAGTAGTTTACAAATTTTGTCCTAGTTCAAAGTGTCCTTCTTGACATGGATTCTCTGTTCACCTTAGACTATGTAGGGAGAACGCACAACACTTGATTTTCAGATGATGTATTTTTAcgcatatttattaataattgcgtTGTGTCCATTCACCACCAGTGACTGCATGAGAGCAGCAGCTATTGAACATGAAGTGCACACACAAAAATTCAGATATTAACTAAAATTCACCCATAAAGTAATCTGGAATAGCTGTATATCAAATATACAGCTAATTTTACCACAGTCAGAGGATTCTCATGGACAAGCCATTTTGAGAGTTTGGGAAAGCCCGATTGTTACATCAGGTGATATACTGTACCTACTTCTTTTTGAATGGTCAGCAGTTTGTGATTTGTGATCCTGAAACCTAGTTTTGCTCTGTAGCATGTGTCCTGCTAAGAAGAGAACCAGTATTGTCATATCGAAAAGCTGCTGTTACCTCTACTTATCCTCAAATTCATCCAGCTAAGCAAGGAATCTGACTTCCTGATATAGGCCCATGGTTTCATGCTGCATGGAAATTTAGCCTGTGTTCATTAATCTATTGAGTTATCATAACTAGGAAACCAAATCTTAAGCTCCATAGTAAACCTCAGCAAATTTTATATCATTGTCAATGCCTGGCTCAGTTAATCATATACATGGTCTTAATCCACAATCTTTGCAGTATCCCTCATTCTTGTTTACTTCACCCTCCCCCACTATCTATTCCCCTCTCAGGATCGTTTAATCTACCTGGATGCAGCAGAAGAGTTTGTGGAGAAGGCACGTCGCTTCTATCCAAAAAGGGAagaggatgaggatgatgagCACACTCTGAAGCTTCCCCTCCTGTTGACCCGGAGCAGCCTGGTACCTTCAGGTGATGAAGACGAAGACATGGTGGATGGTGAAGGAAGGGCTGGTGAGCTTCATGACAATGACACAGAAAGGTCCCTGTACTGACTCAGACCTATAGTGATCAGCTAACTGCTGCAATCCATCTGCTTAGAGAATTCTTTAGTGCAATGATAGGTAGCAAAATTGGCTATCACTCTTTTGACTCTGTTGAAAAGATAAAAGGTTTGTTTAATGTTAAATGCAGTTACTTTGAATGACTGAATTTTTTCTGCTCTGAGGGATTACAGAGGAAGGAACTTTTAACGTAATACTGGCCTGTGTTCTCAGTGGTGGTTCTAACGTTTATGGCACCCTGGGCAAACCCTTCCCTTGAGCACTCCAGGCAACAAAAAAGCACTATTCAGTGCTTTTGGAATGACACtattaaataatgataaaatttaAACTatgtaaacataaaaatatatacatatacaaaatAACATTCATGAATATCAAAACTGGCTAATAAATATACCAGTGTTATGCTAGCTTATTTCATTACATGCATAATAATATActcaaagaaataaaataactgcatacctttattttttgtgcatttcTCAACGTTGCTCTTTTTTATAAACTGGGTACCTGATGACTTAGACCTTTTATTATTGATTTGTGCTAATTTGTCACTTGAGCATCAATACATCATTTATCTCCCAAAATTGTAAACCAAGACTCAAAACTTGTGGTtcattttgtaacattttgtagCGTGACTGATTTTACTAATTGCATTAGTACTGTACAAAGTATTACTATTTGTTAGATTCACATACTCTCTCTACCTCTAGCTTTCCATGGAGCAACCTAAGGTCAACCCACCCCCTTCCCGCTCTCCATCTCGTACTTCTGAGTGATCACAATCTAGAATCAGGGTGCCCACTCCGACCCACATGGTGACATGAGATCATTGATGTGCAGTCAtagccaaaagttttgagaatgacacaagtattggttttcacagtTTGCTGcttctttttgtcagatgtttctatggtatactaTGGTAAGTATAATTAGAAGCATCAAAAGACTTTTagaagtttatgcaaagagttaattattgcagtgttggcccttctttttaaaaacctctgcaattcaccctggcacgctgtcaatcaacttccaggccaaatcctgactgataccAGACCaatcttgcataatcaatgcttgaaatttgtcagaatttgtggggttttgtttgtccacccacctctcgaggattgaccacaagttttCAATGGGAtcaaggtctggggagtttcttGCGGCCTATACTACGAAGTgtggttactggcttatcagggtaacttgtcggatttaaggtagtctgggcaaaatgtaagtcaattcaattcaatttatttttatatagccttccacaacagagttgtcccaaagtgctttacagggTTGATACATGAAACAGAAGTAGAGGGAGATACAGAACAGGGAAAATAAGGAAGGAAATAAACtgaataaagaaagccagaagacaatgGAGTAGAGGAatcaaaaactcccaagtagggggaaaaaaaacctctgggggtccaaggtccactggctgcccaaccccccagGGCATACTAACATTaccaaaaacagaaaagagtggacaTGCTTGCTAAAAGGGAGGTATATGCTGGGACTAAAAATGAAGACAAAGTCCATTAATGAGTCCGTTATCCATGTTGGCCTTTGAGGGGTGACCAAGGTCTTTTCTCCACATTGGGCTGTGTTGGGTGGCACTGGAGGCTGCACCCACGATGATATCATTCGTATGGCCCATTTGCAatgtcacccctccatgggactgaaccaggactccagctcagatggtgcccaccagagcatgtgagcggagttgagcggtgagaatttttgctcctcgctcacgaggctgtttgctccgcccgctcctccgctctaattcgcactccactccgctcaacaccgctcctcgctcaacTAAAATTTCCTCCAGTGAAATTGCTCTACGCTcactccaatttaaaagagggacaaataatctgcatgcctatcaaatgtcaccttaaaccgaagccttatatcataaagaaatatgagcaacggcaacattgcctaTTATGGCCGGTCGTCGACAGGTGAGCAAGCAGGCGAGTCGAGCCGTGAATACGGGTAaagacggggtttattcggactGACAGGATCACAAGGGTACACACGGCTTGAGAAcaagttacgaaatattatcacaagcggcgataatttactcgcaagAATCAATGGAAAGCATAAGTAGTTGCAAagctaatagtattaggtgcaaTGTCTGATCTGGGGAATCGGGCAGAAcggggcgtggccgcaggcggtgcagccggagccgcaggctggacgggagagccaGGCTGGACGGGCTGGACTGGAgaaacaggcagatcaggcaccggcaggacaggcaagacaggtagatcaggcgccggcaggacaggcgagacaggcagatcaggcgccggcaggacaggcgagacaggcaggtcaggcgcaggcaggacaggcgagacaggcagatcaggcgccggcaggacaggcgagacaggcagatcaggagggggcgccgcagcgggcacctcgggcgtgcggccagcagggggcacctctgcgtgcacctcgggcgtgcggccagcaggggcgcCTCTGCgtgcgccgccatcacgtgaccccactcccttggctgagaagcaaccccacacagGACTGATTGTAGTCCTCATCTATTCTTCTCTGGACAATCTTTTTTCCGGATGCCCCACACAatcggaaaggggattcattagcagtccaatccctgtaccttttgtGGAACATCAGCCTGTCCATGATGTTTTTCTTTGAGAGAAGTAGCTTCTTTGCtacccttcttgacaccaggccatcctccaaaatcTTCACCTCACGGTACATGCAGATGCATTCACActtgcctgctgccattcctgagcgagctctgcactggtggtgccctgaTCCTGCAactgaatcaactttaggagatgGTCCTGgcacttgctggactttcttgggcgcCCAGAAGCtttcttcacaacaattgaacctctctCTTTGAAGTTGttgataaatggttgatttaggtgcaatcttacaagcagcaatatccttgccttTGAAGCCCTTTTTatgcaaagcaatgatgactgtacgtgtttccttgcaggtaaccatggttaacagagaaagaacaatgatttcaagtaCCACgatccttttaaagcatccagtctacTATTCTAACTCagtcagcatgacagagtgatctctAGCCTTGTCGTCGTCAAGAgtctcacctgtgttaacgagagaatcactgaaattatgtcagcaggtccttttgtggcaaggctaaaatgcagtggaaatgggtttttgggattaagttcattttcatggcaaagagtgACTTTGCAATtgattgcaattcatctgatcactgtggagtatatgcaaattgccatcataaaaactgaggcagcagacgttgtgaaaattaatatttgtgtcattctcaaaacttttggccacgactGTAAATAGCAAATGAGTGATAGAAAACTGATTATGCAAATATCACCATTCCAA includes:
- the mreg gene encoding melanoregulin isoform X1; its protein translation is MGAAFRRFCAHFCCCCCCADDEPEEKNPLLSETLLYFDREAKKRRDQETNLWSEPGDHSHSERDDDRELYNLLQKRSRMRRGSQGYRRLSVDINAMREVRRGVRDRWKVILENLGFMAEAESLLTVSASASYDRMRNAPVARALLQTLHSETSIFDSKEPPPERYMFILDRLIYLDAAEEFVEKARRFYPKREEDEDDEHTLKLPLLLTRSSLVPSGDEDEDMVDGEGRAGELHDNDTERSLY